In the genome of Rhodothermales bacterium, one region contains:
- a CDS encoding lysylphosphatidylglycerol synthase transmembrane domain-containing protein yields the protein MGNSNALSSRARTWAIRAGSFAIAAVLLWFALRNADFAAVGTALKQANWWWMPPAVVATYASHWLRAERWCLMMDKLPGQSRRTSRVVAFLSLMVGYMANYAGPRVGELIRTGNVAAHEKIPFSTLLGTVVVERVLDVVMLGLGLLMLPLIYGNELPALIDALGRPLGSVSTGTWLLLSGAALVGGGVVFWLVVLRRSSGESRLGRLIQTFRSGLLSVLRTGRTGTLIVQSVAMWACYVFMAWVPFAMLHMTDFSMLDALGIMLIGSIGVVIPAPGGIGTYHFITVQALGLLYLVPETDAATYALLTHTGQMVMYVAAGFLGILYLGNRPARS from the coding sequence GTGGGAAACTCCAACGCGCTATCCTCACGCGCCAGGACCTGGGCCATCCGCGCGGGCAGTTTTGCGATCGCAGCCGTCCTGCTCTGGTTTGCCCTCCGGAATGCCGATTTCGCGGCCGTGGGCACGGCCCTGAAACAGGCCAATTGGTGGTGGATGCCCCCCGCCGTCGTCGCGACCTACGCGAGCCACTGGTTGCGCGCAGAACGGTGGTGCCTCATGATGGACAAACTGCCCGGCCAATCCAGGCGAACCTCCCGCGTGGTGGCCTTCCTGTCCCTCATGGTGGGTTACATGGCCAACTACGCCGGCCCCCGGGTGGGCGAACTCATCCGCACCGGAAACGTGGCCGCCCATGAAAAAATTCCGTTCTCCACCTTGCTGGGCACGGTCGTCGTGGAGCGTGTGCTCGACGTCGTCATGCTCGGGCTGGGGCTGCTGATGCTCCCGCTCATCTACGGCAATGAGCTCCCGGCCCTGATCGACGCTCTGGGACGTCCGCTCGGATCGGTGTCGACAGGGACTTGGCTGCTGCTGTCCGGAGCGGCTCTGGTCGGAGGCGGCGTCGTATTCTGGCTGGTGGTCCTCCGACGGTCAAGCGGCGAATCGCGCCTGGGGCGCCTCATCCAGACCTTCCGGTCGGGATTGCTGTCCGTTCTCCGCACCGGTCGGACCGGGACGCTGATTGTCCAGTCCGTGGCCATGTGGGCCTGCTACGTATTCATGGCCTGGGTCCCGTTTGCCATGCTTCACATGACGGACTTCTCGATGCTCGATGCCCTCGGAATCATGCTCATCGGGTCCATCGGTGTGGTCATCCCGGCTCCGGGGGGCATCGGCACCTACCACTTCATTACCGTCCAGGCCCTTGGCCTGCTGTATCTTGTGCCCGAAACCGATGCGGCCACATACGCCCTGCTGACCCACACGGGACAGATGGTCATGTATGTGGCTGCCGGCTTCCTCGGAATCCTGTATCTCGGCAACCGCCCCGCCCGCTCATGA
- a CDS encoding outer membrane lipoprotein carrier protein LolA, whose product MTTRHLSILPTAALTVLLGILLSGAFTAPTGAQPLADQVRALYGAETTMAARFVQTISSEFLEMDERYSGRVWIAGDRYRIETGSQTIVSDGERTWIHNHAERQVLINTVEDDMEDFSLTSFLGEFDSAYAIRQEADASLDGTRMHVLGLTPTDAFASFKTVTMWIRPADLAVLRMHVVDLNDVQMTFHLSDVEFNPSLAEDAFSFAIPDGVEVIDLQ is encoded by the coding sequence ATGACAACCCGACACCTGTCCATACTCCCGACCGCCGCGCTGACCGTTCTGCTGGGCATTCTCCTTTCCGGCGCGTTCACTGCTCCGACCGGGGCGCAACCGCTGGCGGACCAGGTCCGCGCGCTTTACGGTGCGGAGACTACCATGGCGGCCCGGTTTGTCCAGACCATCTCCTCCGAGTTCCTGGAGATGGATGAGCGGTATTCCGGTCGGGTCTGGATTGCCGGCGACCGTTACCGGATTGAAACGGGCAGTCAGACCATCGTGAGCGACGGCGAACGCACCTGGATCCACAACCACGCCGAGCGGCAAGTGCTCATCAATACCGTGGAGGACGACATGGAGGATTTCTCGCTGACGTCGTTCCTGGGTGAGTTCGATTCGGCGTATGCCATCCGGCAGGAGGCCGATGCGTCTCTGGATGGCACACGGATGCACGTCCTCGGCTTGACGCCGACCGATGCCTTCGCCTCCTTCAAGACCGTTACGATGTGGATTCGCCCCGCGGACCTGGCCGTCCTGCGGATGCATGTCGTTGACCTGAACGACGTACAGATGACCTTCCACCTGTCCGACGTCGAATTCAATCCCTCCCTGGCGGAAGACGCCTTTTCGTTCGCCATTCCGGACGGCGTTGAAGTCATAGACCTGCAGTAG
- a CDS encoding aminotransferase class V-fold PLP-dependent enzyme: MSPTPRAVEEAGIQALVASRDPSGLSGSGFFEPAERIRSAFARLLGVPETAQRVSLIPAASYAIATAARNIPIGRGDEIVHLQDQFPSNVYAWRRLATERGATVRTIPRAPTAAGWNVRLLEAITPRTRIVAVPHVHWTDGTLFDLEAVGQRVRDVGAYLIIDGTQSVGALPMDLPAIQPDLVAAAGYKWLMGPYATGLAWWGERLLDGIPLEENWIARKGSSNFAGLVDYVDDYAPGAIRYDVGERSNFLLLPMVEAALALLLEWQPERIQDWCRRLMAPALAELEGHGFHTAPVTDRGHHLFGLSLPAGLEPATVQEQLRAAGVHVSLRGTAVRISPHVYNTERDLEALVDVLLSP, translated from the coding sequence ATGTCCCCCACGCCGCGCGCCGTGGAAGAGGCGGGCATCCAGGCCCTGGTGGCATCCCGCGACCCTTCCGGACTGTCCGGGAGCGGCTTCTTCGAACCCGCGGAACGCATCCGAAGCGCCTTTGCCCGGCTGCTCGGCGTTCCGGAAACGGCGCAGCGCGTATCGCTCATTCCCGCTGCCTCCTACGCCATCGCCACGGCCGCCCGCAACATCCCGATAGGCCGCGGCGACGAAATCGTTCATCTGCAGGATCAGTTTCCGAGCAATGTCTATGCATGGCGGCGGCTCGCGACCGAGCGTGGCGCCACCGTACGCACCATACCCCGGGCTCCGACCGCGGCCGGATGGAATGTGCGCCTGCTCGAAGCCATTACACCGCGGACCCGGATCGTGGCCGTACCCCATGTCCACTGGACGGACGGAACCCTGTTTGACCTGGAGGCGGTCGGCCAGCGCGTCCGGGACGTCGGTGCGTACTTGATCATTGACGGCACGCAGTCGGTCGGCGCCCTGCCCATGGACCTGCCTGCCATCCAGCCCGACCTGGTGGCGGCAGCCGGATACAAGTGGCTCATGGGCCCCTACGCGACGGGACTGGCCTGGTGGGGAGAACGTCTGTTGGACGGCATTCCGCTTGAGGAAAACTGGATTGCCCGCAAGGGAAGCAGCAATTTTGCCGGCCTCGTGGATTACGTGGATGACTATGCGCCGGGGGCCATCCGGTACGATGTCGGGGAACGGTCGAACTTCCTGCTGTTGCCCATGGTGGAAGCCGCCCTCGCGTTGCTGCTGGAATGGCAGCCGGAGCGCATACAGGACTGGTGTCGGCGATTGATGGCGCCGGCCCTGGCCGAACTGGAAGGGCATGGATTCCATACGGCGCCCGTGACCGATCGGGGCCACCACCTGTTCGGCCTCTCCCTGCCCGCCGGCCTGGAACCGGCGACGGTCCAGGAGCAGCTGCGCGCAGCCGGCGTCCATGTGTCGCTTCGTGGTACGGCCGTGCGGATTTCACCGCATGTCTACAACACGGAACGGGACCTGGAGGCCCTGGTGGACGTACTGTTGTCACCATGA
- the hisA gene encoding 1-(5-phosphoribosyl)-5-[(5-phosphoribosylamino)methylideneamino]imidazole-4-carboxamide isomerase, which produces MILVIPAIDLRGGCCVRLYQGSYEKEKVYFEDPVKMARLWRIQNAKVLHVVDLDAARGGEEHNRAVIHEICRTLDIPVQQGGGIRTMEDIEQALEAGVYRVILGTAALREPDLVKEAVARFGSSRIVVGIDARDGEVRVDGWLEGSGQDAVEFALKMEEAGCCRIVYTDIARDGTLEGPNVEAYRELGTRLTRARITASGGVGDYRDLMAIASLKPYRVDSVIVGRALYENRFPCQQFWCWNQKDDVDLGQFSTARLHGPGGDPNGNPGNCGPSGQ; this is translated from the coding sequence ATGATTCTCGTCATTCCGGCCATAGATCTGCGCGGCGGCTGCTGCGTTCGCCTGTACCAGGGATCCTACGAAAAAGAGAAAGTCTATTTCGAGGACCCGGTCAAGATGGCACGGCTGTGGCGTATCCAGAACGCCAAGGTGCTCCACGTCGTGGATCTGGACGCGGCCCGTGGCGGTGAGGAGCATAACCGGGCCGTTATCCACGAAATCTGCCGCACGCTCGACATTCCCGTGCAGCAGGGCGGCGGCATCCGGACGATGGAGGATATTGAGCAAGCCCTGGAAGCCGGTGTGTACCGCGTCATCCTGGGGACGGCGGCGCTCCGGGAGCCGGATCTGGTGAAGGAAGCGGTGGCCCGCTTCGGGTCGAGTCGGATTGTGGTCGGGATCGATGCGCGCGACGGCGAGGTCCGCGTGGACGGATGGTTGGAGGGCAGCGGACAGGATGCCGTGGAGTTTGCCCTGAAAATGGAAGAGGCCGGCTGCTGTCGCATTGTGTATACGGATATTGCTCGCGACGGCACGTTGGAAGGACCCAATGTGGAGGCCTATCGGGAGCTCGGCACTCGCCTGACGCGTGCCCGCATTACGGCCTCCGGTGGGGTGGGCGACTACCGCGACCTGATGGCCATTGCCAGTCTTAAGCCGTACCGGGTGGACTCGGTCATTGTCGGACGGGCCCTCTATGAGAACCGGTTCCCCTGCCAGCAATTCTGGTGCTGGAACCAGAAGGACGACGTGGACCTCGGACAATTCTCCACCGCCCGCCTGCACGGCCCCGGCGGCGACCCGAACGGCAATCCGGGAAATTGTGGCCCATCCGGGCAATAA